From the genome of Fusobacterium varium, one region includes:
- the dnaJ_1 gene encoding Chaperone protein DnaJ, with the protein MIYSVSLVFILIIFLFIGMTFGFNRAVAFIPVLFIIFLLVAFLGWFAINFFWLILLVMLINYIKNQSQPKSTKKRTYYYKFERTEDFDDFFRQAGQQSGGYSYGGNNGNPFGYAEDKTKYYKILGVNSNATKEEIKKAYRELVKQHHPDKFTNASEADKKYHENRIKEINEAYDKLSKDFS; encoded by the coding sequence ATGATATATAGTGTTTCATTAGTATTTATACTAATAATATTTTTATTTATAGGTATGACCTTTGGATTTAATAGAGCAGTAGCTTTTATTCCGGTTCTTTTTATCATTTTTTTACTTGTTGCATTTCTTGGATGGTTTGCAATAAATTTTTTCTGGCTAATACTTCTTGTAATGCTGATAAATTATATTAAAAATCAGAGTCAGCCTAAGAGTACAAAAAAAAGGACATATTATTATAAATTTGAGAGAACAGAAGATTTTGATGATTTTTTTCGTCAGGCAGGACAGCAGAGTGGTGGATATTCTTATGGAGGAAATAATGGAAACCCATTTGGCTATGCTGAAGACAAAACTAAATATTATAAAATTTTAGGTGTTAACTCTAATGCAACAAAAGAGGAAATAAAAAAGGCATATAGAGAACTTGTAAAACAGCACCATCCTGATAAGTTTACTAATGCAAGTGAAGCAGATAAAAAATACCATGAGAATAGGATAAAAGAGATAAATGAAGCTTATGATAAATTGTCAAAAGATTTTTCTTAG
- the glmU gene encoding Bifunctional protein GlmU yields the protein MKLKTLILAAGKGTRMKSELPKVIHEVNGIPMISKIIKVLEILKPEENILILGHKKEEVLKVVGENADYVVQTEQLGTGHAVLQAKDKLKDYDGDVMILCGDTPLLREETLKELYKFHKDTDSVTTILTSIYDNPFGYGRIVKENGLVKAIVEEKEADAEIKKIKEVNAGVYCFKGRELFEALSKITNNNEKGEYYLTDVIGIQVGEGKQVQSYVLSDNIEILGVNSKVELAQASKVLRDRKNIELMEKGAILIDPATVYIEEDVEIGRDTIIYPGAVLQGKTVIGENCQILGASRIVDSILRNNIKVESSVIEDSILENGVTIGPFAHLRPKSHLKEKVHIGNFVEVKKSVLEKGVKAGHLTYLGDAQIGEDTNIGAGTITCNYDGKNKFKTIVGKNSFIGSDSMLVAPVIIGENALVGAGSVITKDVPDNSLAVSRSKQIIKNDWRK from the coding sequence ATGAAATTGAAAACATTGATTCTTGCTGCTGGAAAAGGTACTAGAATGAAGTCGGAACTTCCTAAAGTTATTCATGAAGTAAATGGTATTCCAATGATTTCTAAGATAATAAAAGTTTTAGAGATTTTAAAACCAGAGGAAAATATACTCATTTTAGGTCATAAAAAAGAAGAAGTTCTGAAAGTAGTAGGAGAAAATGCAGACTATGTAGTACAAACTGAGCAACTTGGAACAGGGCATGCAGTGCTGCAAGCAAAGGATAAATTAAAAGACTATGATGGAGATGTAATGATACTTTGTGGAGATACTCCTCTGTTAAGAGAAGAAACTCTTAAGGAACTTTATAAATTTCATAAAGATACAGATTCGGTAACAACTATACTTACCTCTATTTATGATAATCCATTTGGATATGGCAGAATAGTAAAAGAAAATGGACTGGTAAAAGCAATAGTTGAAGAAAAAGAGGCAGATGCTGAAATTAAAAAAATAAAAGAGGTAAATGCTGGAGTATATTGTTTTAAAGGAAGAGAACTTTTTGAAGCTCTTTCAAAAATAACTAATAATAATGAAAAAGGTGAGTACTATTTGACTGATGTAATAGGAATACAAGTTGGAGAAGGAAAACAAGTACAAAGTTATGTATTGAGTGATAATATAGAAATATTAGGTGTGAATTCAAAAGTAGAACTTGCTCAGGCTTCTAAAGTATTGAGAGATAGGAAAAATATAGAGCTTATGGAGAAAGGGGCTATTCTTATAGATCCAGCTACTGTATATATAGAGGAAGATGTAGAGATAGGAAGAGATACTATTATTTATCCAGGAGCAGTTTTACAAGGGAAAACAGTAATTGGAGAAAATTGTCAAATTTTAGGAGCTAGTAGAATAGTTGATAGCATTTTAAGAAATAATATTAAAGTGGAAAGTTCTGTTATAGAAGATAGTATATTAGAAAATGGAGTAACTATAGGACCTTTTGCACATTTAAGACCAAAAAGCCATCTAAAAGAGAAAGTACATATAGGAAACTTTGTAGAAGTAAAAAAATCTGTTTTAGAAAAAGGGGTAAAAGCTGGACATTTAACATATTTGGGAGATGCACAGATTGGAGAAGATACAAATATTGGTGCTGGAACTATAACTTGTAATTATGATGGAAAAAACAAGTTCAAAACTATTGTAGGAAAAAATTCTTTTATAGGAAGTGATTCTATGCTGGTAGCTCCAGTGATTATTGGAGAAAATGCTCTAGTAGGAGCAGGATCAGTAATAACTAAAGATGTTCCTGATAACTCGTTGGCTGTATCAAGAAGTAAACAAATTATTAAAAATGATTGGAGGAAATAA
- the prs gene encoding Ribose-phosphate pyrophosphokinase, with translation MVKSENVKIFAGTSNVALATKIAERYGLPLGEAEVVRFKDGEVFVKIDETVRGRDVFVVQSTSEPVNENLMELLIFIDALKRASAKSITVIIPYYGYARQDRKSSPREPITSKLVANLLTKSGANRIVAMDLHADQIQGFFDIPVDHMQALPLMVKYFMKKGLYGDDVVVVSPDIGGVKRARKLAEWLDCKIAIIDKRRPKPNMSEVMNLIGEVQGKTAIFIDDMIDTAGTITNGAAAIIDRGAKEAYACCTHAVFSDPAIERLAESPLKEVIVTDSIALPERKKLDKITVLSVDEIFSEAISRIVNNQSVSELFEKAETKRNVK, from the coding sequence ATGGTTAAATCTGAAAATGTTAAGATTTTTGCTGGGACATCAAATGTGGCTTTAGCTACAAAAATTGCTGAGAGGTATGGACTACCACTAGGAGAAGCAGAAGTAGTTAGATTTAAAGATGGAGAGGTTTTTGTTAAAATTGATGAAACAGTTAGAGGTAGAGATGTATTTGTTGTACAATCAACTTCTGAACCTGTTAATGAAAATTTAATGGAACTTTTAATCTTTATTGATGCATTAAAAAGAGCATCTGCAAAGAGCATTACTGTGATTATTCCTTATTATGGATATGCAAGACAAGACAGAAAATCTAGTCCTAGAGAACCAATTACTTCTAAATTGGTAGCAAATTTATTAACAAAATCAGGGGCTAACAGAATTGTTGCCATGGATCTACATGCTGATCAAATTCAAGGATTCTTTGACATTCCAGTAGATCATATGCAGGCTTTACCATTAATGGTAAAATATTTTATGAAAAAGGGACTTTATGGAGATGATGTAGTAGTAGTTTCTCCAGATATTGGTGGAGTAAAAAGAGCTAGAAAGTTAGCTGAATGGTTAGATTGTAAAATAGCTATTATTGATAAAAGAAGACCAAAACCAAATATGTCAGAAGTTATGAATCTTATAGGAGAGGTTCAAGGAAAAACTGCTATATTTATAGATGATATGATTGATACAGCTGGAACTATTACAAATGGTGCTGCTGCTATAATTGACAGAGGAGCAAAAGAAGCTTATGCTTGCTGTACACATGCAGTATTTTCTGATCCTGCTATTGAAAGATTAGCAGAATCTCCTTTAAAAGAAGTTATAGTAACTGATTCTATTGCTTTACCAGAGAGAAAGAAATTAGATAAAATAACTGTTCTTTCAGTTGATGAAATATTCTCAGAAGCTATTAGTAGAATCGTAAATAATCAATCAGTTTCTGAATTATTTGAAAAAGCTGAAACAAAAAGAAATGTTAAATAA
- the yciO gene encoding Putative translation factor (SUA5), protein MDRIKYTSLNADYNKIGKLLKEGNLIIYPTDTVYGVGGIIESDESIAKIYKAKERSFKSPLIVLVSDVSKIEKIAYIEEKNREKIEKLIKEFWPGGLTIILNKKDNVPDIMVSGGKTVGVRMPNLDTALKIIEAAGGLLPTTSANISGETTPRSYDELSEEFKERVEILVDGGRCPIGNASTIIDMSDKPKILRTGAISIEDIEKIIGKLNGEEIN, encoded by the coding sequence ATGGATAGAATTAAATATACTTCTTTAAATGCTGACTATAATAAAATAGGAAAATTGTTAAAAGAGGGAAATTTGATAATTTATCCTACAGATACTGTATATGGTGTTGGAGGGATAATAGAATCAGATGAATCTATAGCTAAAATTTATAAAGCTAAAGAAAGAAGCTTTAAATCACCTCTCATTGTTTTAGTGAGTGATGTATCTAAAATAGAAAAAATAGCATATATTGAAGAAAAGAATAGAGAGAAAATAGAAAAATTAATAAAAGAATTCTGGCCTGGAGGACTTACTATTATATTAAACAAAAAAGATAATGTTCCTGATATAATGGTATCAGGCGGGAAAACTGTAGGAGTTAGAATGCCTAATCTTGATACTGCTTTAAAAATAATAGAAGCAGCAGGAGGATTATTGCCAACTACAAGTGCAAATATATCTGGGGAAACGACACCTAGAAGTTATGATGAACTTTCAGAAGAGTTTAAAGAAAGAGTAGAAATATTAGTTGATGGAGGAAGGTGCCCAATAGGAAATGCCTCAACTATAATAGATATGAGTGATAAACCAAAAATTCTTAGAACAGGAGCTATATCTATTGAAGATATAGAAAAAATTATTGGAAAATTAAATGGGGAGGAAATAAATTAA
- the racE_1 gene encoding Glutamate racemase 1, with translation MTKEYSIGVFDSGVGGTTVLKIMAEILPHENIIYYADSGNAPYGKKTVEELQSLCFNIMDFFLKNRCKAVVIACNTATAAALTAIKERYDIPVIGVINPGAKAAANMSKNGHIAVLATPFTANSNAYGEEIKKISKKVSVYQEGCSELCTMIEEGWENFENRGDILDGHISQFPGSADTLVLGCTHYPIIKEDIEKYFSGKIVDPAKETVIELVEALRDDDLLNDSKDRGKIEFFVSGNKEQFRKIAEKFLGFEVKKLYQIEK, from the coding sequence ATGACGAAAGAATATAGTATTGGAGTATTTGACTCTGGAGTTGGTGGCACAACTGTACTAAAGATAATGGCAGAAATATTACCCCATGAAAATATAATATATTATGCTGATAGTGGTAATGCTCCATATGGTAAAAAAACAGTAGAGGAGTTGCAAAGTCTATGTTTTAATATAATGGACTTTTTTCTGAAAAATAGATGTAAAGCAGTTGTTATAGCTTGTAATACTGCTACTGCTGCTGCTTTAACTGCAATAAAAGAAAGATACGATATACCTGTGATTGGAGTTATAAATCCAGGAGCAAAAGCAGCTGCAAATATGAGCAAAAATGGACATATTGCTGTATTAGCAACACCTTTTACTGCTAATTCAAATGCTTATGGAGAGGAGATAAAAAAAATTTCTAAAAAAGTTTCAGTGTACCAAGAGGGATGTTCTGAGCTATGCACTATGATAGAAGAAGGCTGGGAAAATTTTGAAAATAGAGGCGATATTTTAGATGGGCATATATCCCAATTTCCAGGGTCAGCAGATACACTGGTATTAGGTTGCACTCATTATCCTATTATAAAAGAAGATATAGAAAAATATTTTTCTGGAAAAATAGTTGATCCAGCAAAAGAAACTGTTATTGAACTTGTTGAAGCATTGAGAGATGATGATTTGTTAAATGATTCTAAAGATAGAGGAAAAATAGAATTCTTTGTCAGTGGGAATAAAGAACAATTCAGAAAAATAGCAGAGAAATTTTTAGGATTTGAGGTTAAAAAACTTTATCAAATAGAGAAATAA
- the trpS gene encoding Tryptophan--tRNA ligase, with product MKRSLSGIQPSGILHLGNYFGAISQFVKNQNSGEFEGFYFIADYHSLTSLTDPKSLKENTYNIVLDYLALGLNPEKSTIFLQSDIPEHVELSWLLSNVTPVGLLERGHSYKDKIAKGFTPNAGLMTYPVLMAADILIYDTDVVPVGKDQKQHLEMTRDIAMKFNQQYGVDLFKLPDPLIMDDLAVIPGTDGQKMSKSYGNTINMFASKKELKKQVMSIVTDSTPLEEPKDPNNNIAKLYALFASIEKQNELKEKFLAGNFGYGHAKTELLNAILEYFGEARERREHLVENSDYVQEVLYEGAKKARAIAREKIMRAKEAVGLIGNAYK from the coding sequence ATGAAAAGAAGTTTATCTGGTATTCAACCTAGCGGAATCCTTCATCTTGGAAACTACTTTGGTGCAATCAGCCAGTTCGTAAAAAATCAAAACAGTGGTGAATTTGAAGGTTTCTACTTTATTGCTGACTATCATTCACTTACTTCTCTTACTGATCCAAAATCTTTAAAAGAAAATACATATAATATTGTATTAGATTATCTTGCTCTTGGATTAAATCCTGAGAAATCTACTATATTTCTCCAATCTGACATACCAGAACATGTTGAGCTTTCTTGGCTTCTTTCAAATGTTACCCCTGTTGGATTGCTGGAAAGAGGACATTCATATAAAGATAAAATTGCTAAGGGTTTTACTCCAAATGCAGGTCTTATGACTTATCCTGTGCTTATGGCTGCTGATATTCTGATATATGATACTGATGTTGTCCCAGTAGGAAAAGATCAAAAACAGCATCTTGAAATGACAAGGGATATAGCTATGAAATTTAATCAGCAGTATGGTGTAGATCTCTTTAAACTTCCTGATCCTCTCATAATGGATGATCTTGCAGTTATTCCAGGAACAGATGGTCAAAAAATGAGTAAATCTTATGGAAACACAATAAATATGTTTGCTTCAAAAAAAGAATTAAAAAAACAAGTTATGAGCATAGTTACTGATTCTACTCCTTTGGAAGAGCCAAAAGATCCAAATAATAATATAGCTAAACTTTATGCTCTTTTTGCTTCTATTGAAAAACAAAATGAACTTAAAGAAAAGTTCCTTGCTGGAAATTTTGGTTATGGTCATGCTAAAACTGAACTTTTAAATGCTATCCTTGAATATTTTGGAGAAGCAAGAGAAAGAAGAGAACATTTAGTAGAAAATAGCGATTATGTACAGGAAGTTCTTTATGAAGGTGCTAAAAAAGCAAGAGCTATTGCAAGAGAAAAAATAATGAGAGCAAAAGAGGCTGTAGGGCTTATAGGAAATGCTTATAAATAA
- the glcK_1 gene encoding Glucokinase — MDYYVGIDLGGTNTKIGLLNIEGDILKSSIIKTLSSEGVDKTMERIWGVIQELAKETNINVEDIKGIGMGIPGPVEEQSIVAFFANFPWGTNVNIKEKLEKITGIETKLDNDANIIALGEAKYGAAKGSKSSVTVALGTGIGGGIYVNGMLISGFKGAGGEIGHMKIVKEGRLCGCGQRGCFEAYASATGLIREAVSRLTVNKQNLLYTMIEGNIAGLEAKDIFDAAKEGDAFSLDLVDYEAEYLAMGIANILNIINPETIVLGGGVALAGDILLNPLRKKLEKYALPVTLEDLKIVQGILGNEAGIKGAVGLFS, encoded by the coding sequence ATGGATTATTATGTGGGAATAGACTTGGGAGGAACAAATACTAAAATAGGACTGTTGAATATAGAAGGAGATATTTTAAAGAGTTCTATAATAAAAACACTTTCATCAGAAGGTGTGGACAAGACTATGGAAAGAATATGGGGAGTAATACAGGAGCTCGCAAAAGAAACAAATATAAATGTAGAAGATATAAAGGGGATAGGAATGGGAATTCCAGGACCTGTTGAAGAGCAAAGTATAGTAGCTTTTTTTGCAAATTTTCCTTGGGGAACTAATGTAAATATAAAAGAAAAGCTTGAAAAAATAACAGGAATAGAAACAAAGTTAGATAATGATGCAAATATTATAGCATTAGGAGAAGCTAAATATGGAGCTGCAAAAGGAAGTAAAAGTAGTGTAACAGTCGCACTAGGGACAGGTATAGGAGGAGGAATATATGTAAATGGAATGCTTATATCTGGATTTAAAGGTGCTGGTGGAGAAATAGGTCATATGAAAATAGTAAAAGAAGGAAGATTATGTGGCTGTGGACAAAGAGGTTGTTTTGAAGCATATGCTTCTGCAACTGGGTTAATAAGAGAGGCAGTGTCAAGGCTTACTGTAAATAAACAAAATCTTCTTTATACAATGATAGAAGGGAATATAGCAGGACTTGAAGCAAAAGATATATTTGATGCTGCTAAAGAAGGAGATGCTTTTTCACTAGATTTGGTAGATTATGAGGCAGAGTATTTAGCTATGGGAATAGCTAATATTTTAAATATAATAAATCCTGAAACTATAGTTTTAGGTGGAGGAGTTGCATTAGCAGGAGATATTTTATTGAATCCTCTTAGAAAAAAATTAGAAAAATATGCTCTTCCAGTTACTTTGGAAGATTTAAAAATAGTTCAGGGAATTTTAGGAAATGAAGCTGGAATAAAAGGCGCAGTTGGACTTTTTTCATAA
- the mglB gene encoding D-galactose/ D-glucose-binding protein, with the protein MKKTSLILGALLLAAGLAGCGEKKEAAPADTASAPKAEKKLRIGFTAYKFDDNFIALYRKVVQDEAKKMEDKVDLTMVDSQNSQQTQNDQIDVMLSKGIDALAVNLVDPAAGQTVMEKIKAENVPVVFYNKKPAKEVLAAYDKAYYVGIDPNAQGIAQGELIMKAWKANPDLDLNKDGKIQYVMIKGEPGHPDAEARTIYSIKTLNDNGIETEELHLDTAMWDTAQAKDKMDAWLSGPNGDKIEVVICNNDGMALGAIESMKAVGKKLPVFGVDALPEAIVKIEAGEMAGTVLNDAKGQGSATWDMVVNLAEGKSPTEGTDRKLDEKEILIPSIGIDKDNVAEFK; encoded by the coding sequence ATGAAAAAGACAAGTTTAATATTAGGGGCATTATTACTAGCAGCAGGTTTGGCTGGATGTGGTGAGAAAAAAGAAGCTGCTCCAGCAGATACAGCATCAGCACCAAAAGCAGAAAAAAAATTAAGAATAGGTTTTACAGCTTATAAATTTGATGATAACTTTATTGCATTGTACAGAAAGGTTGTACAAGATGAAGCTAAGAAAATGGAAGATAAAGTAGATTTAACAATGGTTGATTCTCAAAATAGCCAACAAACTCAAAATGATCAGATAGATGTAATGCTTTCTAAAGGAATAGATGCATTAGCAGTTAACTTGGTTGACCCAGCAGCTGGGCAAACAGTAATGGAGAAAATTAAAGCTGAGAATGTTCCTGTTGTATTTTATAATAAAAAACCAGCAAAGGAAGTTTTAGCAGCTTATGATAAAGCTTATTATGTAGGAATTGATCCTAATGCTCAAGGGATAGCTCAAGGGGAACTTATCATGAAAGCTTGGAAAGCCAATCCAGATTTAGATTTGAATAAAGATGGAAAAATTCAATATGTAATGATTAAAGGAGAACCTGGACATCCAGATGCTGAAGCAAGAACAATTTACTCAATAAAAACTTTAAATGACAATGGAATAGAAACTGAAGAATTACATTTAGATACTGCAATGTGGGATACTGCACAGGCAAAAGATAAAATGGATGCATGGTTGTCAGGACCTAATGGAGATAAAATTGAAGTTGTTATCTGTAATAATGATGGAATGGCTCTAGGAGCTATTGAATCAATGAAAGCTGTTGGAAAGAAACTTCCAGTATTTGGAGTTGACGCTTTACCAGAAGCAATTGTTAAAATTGAAGCAGGAGAAATGGCAGGAACTGTTCTTAATGATGCAAAAGGACAAGGAAGTGCTACTTGGGATATGGTAGTTAACTTAGCAGAAGGAAAATCTCCAACTGAAGGAACTGACAGAAAATTAGATGAAAAAGAAATTTTAATACCTAGTATTGGAATTGATAAAGATAATGTTGCAGAATTTAAATAA
- the mglA_2 gene encoding Galactose/methyl galactoside import ATP-binding protein MglA: MNDLEYILEMDNISKEFPGVKALDGANLKVRPHSVHALMGENGAGKSTLMKCLFGIYEKDSGKILFEGKEINFTSAKEALDNGVSMVHQELNQVLQRNVLDNIWLGRYPQKGFFIDEKKMYNDTKKIFEELEIDVDPHSKVADLAVSERQMIEIAKAVSYNSKIIVMDEPTSSLTEKEVEHLFKIINKLRDKGCGIVYISHKMEEIKAISDDITILRDGKWIATESVANLSTDQIINMMVGRDLTNRFPPKDNVVKECILKVDGLTAAKQPSINDISFELHKGEILGVAGLVGAKRTDIVETIFGIREKASGSIFLNGKEVKNKTPNEAIENGFALVTEERRATGIYSMLNVGFNSTISNLDRYLSKFRLLSDKDIKKDTQWVIDSMRVKTPSQSTSIGSLSGGNQQKVILGRWLLTEPDVLMLDEPTRGIDVLAKFEIYQLMIELAKKDKGIIMISSEMPELLGVTDRILVMSNGRVAGIVKTSETSQEEIMTLSAKYL; this comes from the coding sequence ATGAATGATTTAGAATATATACTAGAAATGGATAATATTTCTAAAGAGTTTCCGGGGGTAAAAGCGTTAGATGGGGCTAATTTAAAAGTCAGACCTCATTCTGTTCATGCGCTCATGGGTGAAAATGGTGCTGGAAAATCAACTCTAATGAAATGTTTATTTGGAATTTATGAAAAAGATAGTGGAAAGATACTATTTGAAGGGAAAGAGATAAATTTTACTTCTGCAAAAGAAGCTCTTGATAATGGAGTATCAATGGTTCATCAAGAACTCAATCAAGTACTTCAAAGAAATGTACTTGATAATATATGGCTTGGAAGATATCCTCAAAAAGGATTTTTTATAGATGAGAAAAAAATGTATAATGATACAAAAAAAATATTTGAAGAACTTGAAATAGATGTAGATCCACATTCAAAAGTAGCAGATCTTGCAGTTTCAGAAAGACAAATGATAGAAATAGCAAAAGCAGTATCATATAATTCGAAAATAATTGTGATGGACGAGCCTACTTCTTCACTTACTGAAAAAGAGGTAGAACATCTATTTAAAATAATTAATAAACTAAGAGATAAAGGGTGTGGAATAGTATATATTTCTCATAAAATGGAAGAGATAAAAGCTATATCAGACGATATTACTATTCTTAGAGATGGTAAATGGATAGCAACGGAATCGGTTGCGAATCTTTCAACTGATCAAATAATAAATATGATGGTAGGAAGAGATTTAACTAATCGTTTTCCACCAAAGGACAATGTAGTAAAAGAATGTATTTTAAAGGTAGATGGACTTACAGCTGCAAAGCAACCTTCTATTAATGATATTAGTTTTGAGCTTCATAAGGGAGAAATATTAGGAGTGGCAGGATTAGTCGGAGCAAAAAGAACTGATATTGTGGAAACAATATTTGGTATAAGGGAAAAAGCATCAGGAAGTATATTTTTAAATGGAAAAGAAGTTAAGAATAAGACTCCTAATGAGGCAATAGAAAACGGATTTGCATTAGTAACAGAAGAACGTAGAGCTACAGGGATATATAGTATGCTTAATGTTGGGTTTAATTCTACTATTTCAAATTTAGACAGATATTTAAGTAAATTTCGTTTGTTAAGTGATAAAGATATTAAAAAGGATACTCAATGGGTAATAGACAGTATGAGAGTAAAGACACCTTCTCAATCAACAAGTATAGGATCTCTATCTGGAGGAAATCAGCAAAAAGTAATATTGGGAAGATGGCTATTAACTGAACCAGATGTGCTTATGCTAGATGAACCTACAAGAGGAATAGATGTTTTAGCAAAATTTGAAATTTATCAACTTATGATAGAACTTGCTAAAAAAGATAAAGGAATTATTATGATTTCTTCTGAAATGCCAGAACTTTTAGGAGTGACAGACAGAATACTTGTAATGAGTAATGGAAGAGTTGCAGGGATAGTAAAAACATCTGAAACATCTCAAGAAGAAATAATGACTTTATCAGCAAAATATCTATAG
- the mglC gene encoding Galactoside transport system permease protein mglC — protein MNIRTKDGKIDFKKLFIQSGLYLVLFLMLVLIIAKEPSFLSIRNFKNILTQSSVRAIIALGVAGLIVTQGTDLSVGRQVGFSAVISATLLQATTNVNKVFPNLGEFPVIGAIIIVMIVGMVIGSINGIIVAKLNVHPFIATLGMMTIVYGINSLYYDYVGASPISGFSKSYSSFAQGYIGTPSFNMSYLIIYAAVATAIMWILWNKTKFGKNVFAVGGNPEAAKVSGVNVAWTLVKIYALSGMYYAFGGLLEAGRIGSATNNLGNMYEMDAIAACVIGGVSFYGGVGKISGVITGVIILTVINYGLTYVGVSPYWQYIIKGMIIVAAVAFDAIKYSKKK, from the coding sequence ATGAATATACGTACAAAAGATGGAAAAATTGATTTTAAAAAATTATTTATACAAAGTGGACTTTATCTTGTTCTTTTCTTAATGCTGGTTTTAATAATTGCTAAAGAACCTTCATTTTTAAGTATAAGAAACTTTAAGAATATTCTTACTCAATCATCTGTAAGAGCAATCATAGCTCTTGGAGTTGCTGGATTAATTGTAACTCAAGGAACAGACCTTTCAGTAGGAAGACAAGTAGGATTTTCAGCTGTTATTTCAGCAACATTATTACAGGCAACTACAAATGTAAATAAAGTATTTCCTAACTTAGGGGAATTTCCAGTAATTGGAGCAATTATTATTGTAATGATTGTTGGTATGGTGATTGGATCAATAAATGGTATTATAGTTGCAAAACTTAATGTTCACCCATTTATTGCTACTTTAGGAATGATGACTATTGTTTATGGAATTAACTCATTATATTATGACTATGTTGGAGCTTCTCCAATATCAGGATTTAGTAAAAGTTACAGTTCATTTGCACAGGGATATATAGGAACTCCGAGTTTTAATATGTCTTATCTCATAATATATGCAGCAGTTGCTACTGCAATAATGTGGATATTATGGAATAAAACAAAATTTGGTAAGAATGTATTTGCAGTTGGTGGAAATCCAGAAGCAGCAAAAGTATCAGGAGTAAATGTGGCTTGGACACTTGTTAAAATATATGCTTTATCAGGTATGTATTATGCTTTTGGTGGATTGCTTGAAGCTGGACGTATTGGTTCTGCAACAAATAACTTAGGAAATATGTATGAAATGGATGCTATAGCAGCCTGTGTTATTGGTGGAGTTTCATTTTATGGAGGAGTTGGAAAGATATCTGGGGTAATAACAGGAGTTATCATCCTTACTGTTATCAACTATGGTTTGACTTATGTAGGAGTAAGTCCATACTGGCAATATATCATAAAAGGTATGATAATTGTAGCAGCTGTGGCATTTGATGCTATCAAATACTCAAAGAAAAAATAG